Proteins encoded in a region of the Streptomyces sp. NBC_00513 genome:
- a CDS encoding ROK family transcriptional regulator: MGQLTGGDPSLLRRINSAVVLRALRAAESPTLTDLTRVTGLSRPTVEGVVEGLIGTGLVVEAEAEEGVRRQGRPARRFRFRTEAGHLLGIEIGSHRIAVLLSGLDGRVIGAGTKDVAESASADERLERVRSAVADLLRRSCVPRDSLRAVGVGSPGIVEADGTVRLGTALPGWTGLPLGERLRRSFRCPVQVENDANAAAVAEHWKGAARDTDDMVFVMAGLSPGAGSLIGGRLHRGYGGAAGEIGALHLLGREVTPEKLLSTTGEPLHPLDEPAVAEVFAMARRGDSRAVAAVERFLQRLVHDVAALVLAMDPELVVVGGWAAGLDGVLEPLRRELERYCLRPPRVVQSLLGEAAVATGALRLALDHVEEELFAVEKTVTARRS, encoded by the coding sequence TTGGGGCAGCTGACCGGCGGGGACCCCTCTCTGCTCCGACGGATCAATTCGGCGGTGGTGCTGCGGGCCCTGCGCGCGGCCGAATCGCCGACCCTCACCGACCTCACACGGGTCACCGGACTCTCCCGGCCGACCGTGGAGGGTGTGGTGGAGGGGCTGATCGGCACGGGGCTCGTGGTGGAGGCCGAAGCCGAGGAGGGCGTGCGTCGACAGGGACGGCCGGCCAGACGGTTCCGTTTCCGGACCGAGGCGGGACATCTGCTCGGCATCGAGATCGGTTCGCACCGGATCGCCGTCCTGCTGTCCGGCCTCGACGGGCGGGTGATCGGCGCGGGCACCAAGGACGTCGCCGAGTCCGCTTCGGCCGATGAGCGGCTGGAACGGGTCCGGTCGGCGGTGGCCGATCTGCTGCGGCGCTCCTGTGTGCCACGGGACTCCTTGCGGGCCGTCGGCGTGGGCAGTCCCGGAATCGTGGAGGCTGACGGGACGGTCCGCCTCGGGACCGCCCTGCCGGGATGGACCGGGCTGCCGCTCGGCGAGAGGTTGCGGCGCTCGTTCCGCTGCCCGGTACAGGTGGAGAACGATGCCAACGCCGCGGCGGTCGCGGAGCACTGGAAGGGTGCGGCGCGGGACACGGACGACATGGTGTTCGTGATGGCGGGCCTCAGCCCCGGCGCCGGTTCGCTGATCGGCGGCCGACTGCACCGCGGCTACGGCGGAGCGGCCGGCGAGATCGGCGCGTTGCACCTGCTGGGGCGGGAGGTCACGCCGGAGAAGCTGCTGTCGACCACCGGCGAACCGCTGCACCCGCTCGACGAGCCGGCCGTGGCCGAGGTTTTCGCGATGGCCAGGCGGGGGGACTCCCGGGCGGTCGCCGCCGTGGAACGGTTCCTCCAGCGGCTGGTGCACGACGTGGCCGCGCTGGTTCTGGCGATGGATCCCGAACTGGTGGTCGTGGGCGGTTGGGCTGCCGGGCTGGACGGGGTCCTGGAGCCCTTGCGCCGGGAACTGGAGCGGTACTGCCTGCGCCCGCCTCGGGTGGTGCAGTCTCTGCTCGGCGAGGCGGCGGTGGCCACCGGGGCGCTGCGGCTGGCATTGGACCACGTCGAGGAGGAGCTGTTCGCGGTGGAGAAGACGGTGACGGCCCGGCGCAGCTGA
- a CDS encoding GntR family transcriptional regulator encodes MGTTQLESVPEPKYWHLKTVLSEALDRDFAVGEILPNERDLAARFGVARATLRQALEQLELEGRLQRRRGVGTTVAPPRVGVAVGDTGHSWPGESGDGWEATDAVEAVPPAAVLKLLGPDFAADQPVHIVRRTRVTQGQALAAELLYVPAQSVPGLSAIDAPAGPARARAVMRELQRLELDGQDRSVELGSARADDAKELDRLPGAPVLLVTTRYITAGGTAAVAVATYRADTCRLTFGDSGVEITETRAAS; translated from the coding sequence GTGGGGACCACGCAGCTCGAATCGGTGCCGGAGCCGAAGTACTGGCACCTCAAGACCGTCCTCAGCGAAGCGCTCGACCGGGACTTCGCCGTCGGCGAGATCCTTCCGAACGAGCGCGACCTCGCCGCACGCTTCGGAGTCGCCCGCGCCACCCTGCGGCAGGCTCTGGAACAGCTCGAACTCGAAGGCCGTCTGCAGCGCCGGCGCGGTGTCGGCACCACCGTCGCCCCGCCGCGCGTCGGCGTCGCCGTCGGCGACACCGGCCACAGCTGGCCCGGCGAGAGCGGCGACGGCTGGGAGGCCACGGACGCGGTCGAGGCCGTGCCGCCGGCCGCCGTACTGAAGCTCCTCGGTCCCGACTTCGCCGCCGACCAGCCCGTACACATCGTGCGCCGGACCAGGGTCACCCAGGGGCAGGCTCTGGCCGCCGAGCTGCTGTACGTGCCGGCCCAGTCCGTGCCCGGACTCTCCGCCATCGACGCCCCGGCCGGACCCGCCCGCGCCCGCGCCGTGATGCGGGAACTCCAGCGGCTCGAGCTCGACGGCCAGGACCGCTCCGTGGAGCTCGGCTCCGCCCGCGCAGACGACGCCAAGGAACTCGACCGGCTGCCCGGCGCCCCGGTGCTGCTGGTGACCACGCGCTACATCACCGCCGGCGGCACGGCTGCCGTCGCGGTGGCCACCTACCGTGCCGACACATGCCGCCTGACCTTCGGCGACTCGGGAGTCGAGATCACCGAAACCCGCGCCGCGTCCTGA
- a CDS encoding alpha/beta fold hydrolase gives MTATVSFTIDSPLGPRPATVAYERKGAGEPLLLLHGIGHHLQAWHPVIDILAAEHEVIAVDLPGFGASDPLPADVPYDLSTVAPALGALCAALGVERPHVAGNSLGGLLALEMARTHLVRSVTALSPAGFWSQSERRYAFAALRSMRVGARALPRPTLERLSRSGAGRAALTGTIYARPARRSPEAVVAETLALRDATGFEKTLAAGGSVLFTDDVPGLPVTIAWGGSDRLLLRRQGVRAKRVIPAARLVRLPGCGHVPMNDDPALVSRVILDTARRASSGTAGPIPDATAWSGEQRAV, from the coding sequence ATGACCGCCACGGTCTCGTTCACGATCGATTCTCCGCTCGGCCCCCGTCCCGCCACCGTCGCCTACGAGCGCAAGGGCGCCGGCGAGCCGCTCCTCCTGCTCCACGGCATCGGCCACCACCTCCAGGCCTGGCACCCGGTGATCGACATCCTGGCCGCCGAGCACGAGGTCATCGCGGTCGACCTGCCGGGCTTCGGCGCCTCCGATCCGCTGCCCGCGGACGTCCCGTACGACCTGTCCACCGTCGCCCCGGCCCTCGGCGCGCTCTGCGCGGCACTGGGCGTGGAGCGGCCGCACGTCGCGGGGAACTCCCTCGGCGGGCTGCTCGCGCTCGAAATGGCGCGCACGCACCTCGTGCGGTCGGTGACCGCCCTGTCCCCCGCCGGGTTCTGGTCGCAGTCCGAGCGCCGGTACGCCTTCGCGGCCCTGCGGTCGATGCGCGTCGGCGCGAGGGCGCTGCCGCGGCCCACGCTGGAGCGGCTCTCGCGCAGCGGGGCGGGGCGGGCCGCGCTGACGGGGACCATCTACGCCCGCCCGGCCCGGCGTTCTCCCGAGGCGGTGGTGGCCGAGACCCTCGCCCTGCGCGACGCCACCGGCTTCGAGAAGACCCTGGCGGCGGGCGGATCCGTACTCTTCACCGACGACGTGCCGGGTCTGCCGGTCACCATCGCCTGGGGCGGCAGCGACCGGCTCCTCCTGCGGCGGCAGGGGGTGCGTGCCAAGCGCGTGATCCCGGCCGCCCGGCTGGTTCGGCTCCCGGGCTGTGGGCACGTCCCGATGAACGACGACCCCGCTCTCGTCTCCCGGGTCATCCTCGACACGGCGCGCCGGGCTTCGAGCGGTACGGCGGGCCCGATACCGGACGCGACGGCGTGGAGCGGGGAGCAGCGGGCGGTGTGA
- a CDS encoding alkaline phosphatase — MAPLPHTRRSLLGSSLAVPAGLVLSGAFASPAFAAPRRAPALVLSGRPNALWGTQSGEITAHSATVWTRSDRAARMWVETSPSESFRYGVRRHGGVFLGPATDFTGTVTLRDLPPGRQIHYRIVLADPGDPRRTGEPVHGTFRTTPVSRRHDVRFLWSGDLAGQGWGINPEVGGYRVFDEMRLRDPDFFLFSGDTIYADGPLQAAVPRPDGTVWRNVTSEEKSKVAETLAEFRGNFRYNLLDRNLRDFNAQVPVLVQWDDHEVRNNWYPGQRIEDPRYTVKDVDTLAGRARQAFGEYFPVSDLRGGGAEGRMYRVMRHGPLLDVFVLDMRTYRNPNSPDTQTVDPIGILGPEQLGWLKRELSRSRATWKVIASDMPLGIVVADGATDFEAVAQGDPGAPLGRELQIAELLRHIKHQRITGTVWLTADVHYTAANHYAPERAAFTDFAPFWEFVSGPIGAGAFPAGRLDATFGARTAYVQSASVANMSPAENPPYYGEVDIDGDSGELTVRLRQQGGRVLFARTLRPGRVGQS, encoded by the coding sequence ATGGCACCCCTGCCGCACACCCGACGTTCCCTGCTCGGCAGTTCGCTCGCCGTTCCGGCCGGGCTCGTCCTGTCCGGGGCCTTCGCGTCGCCGGCGTTCGCCGCCCCGCGCCGGGCTCCCGCGCTCGTCCTCTCCGGCCGCCCGAACGCCCTCTGGGGCACCCAGTCCGGGGAGATCACCGCCCATTCGGCCACCGTCTGGACGCGCTCCGACCGTGCCGCGCGGATGTGGGTCGAGACCTCTCCGAGCGAGTCGTTCCGGTACGGGGTGCGCCGCCACGGCGGGGTGTTCCTCGGTCCCGCCACCGACTTCACCGGCACCGTCACCCTGCGCGATCTGCCGCCCGGCCGGCAGATCCACTACCGGATCGTGCTCGCGGACCCCGGCGATCCCCGCCGGACCGGCGAGCCGGTGCACGGCACGTTCCGCACCACGCCGGTGTCCCGCCGCCACGACGTGCGCTTCCTGTGGTCCGGTGACCTCGCGGGGCAGGGCTGGGGCATCAATCCCGAGGTCGGCGGGTACCGCGTCTTCGACGAGATGCGGCTGCGGGACCCGGACTTCTTCCTCTTCAGCGGCGACACGATCTACGCCGACGGTCCCCTCCAGGCCGCCGTGCCCCGGCCCGACGGGACGGTCTGGCGCAACGTCACCAGCGAGGAGAAGTCGAAGGTCGCGGAGACCCTGGCGGAGTTCCGCGGGAACTTCCGCTACAACCTGCTCGATCGCAACCTCCGCGACTTCAACGCCCAGGTCCCGGTGCTGGTCCAGTGGGACGACCACGAGGTGCGCAACAACTGGTATCCGGGGCAGCGGATCGAGGATCCCCGGTACACCGTCAAGGACGTCGACACCCTCGCCGGTCGGGCCCGTCAGGCCTTCGGGGAGTATTTCCCGGTCAGTGATCTGCGCGGTGGTGGCGCCGAGGGGCGGATGTACCGGGTGATGCGGCACGGGCCGCTGTTGGACGTGTTCGTCCTCGACATGCGGACCTATCGGAACCCCAATTCCCCCGACACCCAGACCGTCGACCCGATCGGCATTCTCGGTCCGGAACAGCTGGGCTGGCTCAAGCGCGAGCTCTCGCGCTCGCGCGCGACGTGGAAGGTGATCGCCTCGGACATGCCGCTGGGCATCGTCGTCGCCGACGGGGCCACCGACTTCGAGGCCGTCGCCCAGGGTGATCCGGGCGCCCCGCTCGGTCGGGAGCTCCAGATCGCCGAACTCCTGCGTCACATCAAGCACCAACGCATCACCGGCACCGTCTGGCTCACGGCCGACGTTCACTACACGGCCGCCAACCACTACGCGCCCGAGCGGGCCGCCTTCACGGACTTCGCGCCGTTCTGGGAGTTCGTCTCCGGCCCGATCGGTGCGGGCGCCTTCCCCGCGGGCCGCCTCGACGCGACCTTCGGGGCTCGGACCGCATACGTTCAGTCGGCCTCGGTGGCCAACATGTCCCCGGCCGAGAACCCGCCCTACTACGGCGAGGTCGACATCGACGGGGACAGCGGGGAGCTCACCGTGCGCCTGCGGCAGCAGGGAGGTCGGGTGCTCTTCGCCAGGACGCTCCGACCGGGGCGCGTGGGGCAGTCGTGA
- a CDS encoding GNAT family N-acetyltransferase yields MTDRNVASAQRPHRHHWRRDVVELAALFCAVAVADGIANLVVHGPRGPILLVASAIALLVTATFHTWWARRHSHAPPPGNSAPSDPAAASAPHATPAGESAGSTADPKATPALWRMRTTVRDEPGSLAAICTALARSGVDILTLQTHPLPEGGTVDEFLLRAPQRLPSADLTRAIAGAGGHSTWIERADAHDLVDTPTRVLGLATRTALDAAELPLALRQLLGRCTIHSIPATTLSGRPNAGADAPVEGVLEATVMRLRDPSGGAITVERPYLPFTPTEFARARALVELDARLGPRVPRSQDVLTLPEGNEITVRRADGSDLAAARAMHDRCSERTLGLRYHGPVGDADRYLGHLLSPRFGRTLAATTASGKLVALGHLLWDGDDTEVALLIEDDWQRRGIGSELLRRLLSMAVEAGCDSVYAVTQASNTGMVAAMRGLGLPLDYQIEEGTLVITARLDAARVGSRSSSHEAPRERHAYETERHAYETRRLQG; encoded by the coding sequence ATGACTGACCGTAATGTTGCCTCCGCCCAGCGTCCCCACCGCCACCACTGGCGCCGTGACGTCGTCGAACTCGCCGCCCTCTTCTGCGCCGTCGCGGTGGCCGACGGCATCGCCAATCTCGTGGTGCACGGCCCCAGGGGCCCGATCCTGCTGGTCGCCTCGGCCATCGCGCTCCTGGTCACGGCCACCTTCCACACCTGGTGGGCACGCCGCCACAGTCATGCGCCCCCTCCGGGAAACTCCGCGCCCTCCGATCCGGCCGCGGCATCGGCGCCGCATGCCACACCCGCCGGGGAGAGCGCCGGTTCCACCGCCGACCCGAAGGCGACCCCCGCCCTGTGGCGGATGCGCACCACGGTGCGTGACGAACCCGGCAGCCTGGCAGCGATCTGCACCGCGCTCGCCCGCAGCGGCGTGGACATCCTGACGTTGCAGACCCACCCCCTCCCCGAGGGCGGCACGGTCGACGAGTTCCTGCTGCGCGCCCCGCAGCGGCTGCCCTCCGCGGACCTGACCCGGGCCATCGCCGGGGCCGGCGGGCACAGCACCTGGATCGAGCGCGCCGACGCCCACGACCTGGTCGACACCCCGACCCGGGTGCTCGGACTCGCCACCCGCACCGCGCTGGACGCCGCCGAGCTGCCGCTCGCCCTGCGCCAACTGCTCGGCCGCTGCACGATCCACTCGATCCCCGCGACCACGCTCTCCGGCCGCCCCAACGCCGGCGCGGACGCCCCCGTCGAAGGGGTCCTGGAGGCCACGGTCATGCGGCTGCGCGACCCTTCGGGCGGCGCGATCACCGTGGAGCGCCCTTACCTTCCCTTCACCCCGACCGAGTTCGCCCGCGCCCGGGCCCTGGTGGAACTCGACGCCCGGCTCGGGCCGCGCGTCCCGCGCAGCCAGGACGTGCTGACGTTGCCGGAGGGCAACGAGATCACCGTGCGGCGGGCCGACGGCTCCGATCTGGCCGCCGCCCGCGCGATGCACGACCGTTGCTCCGAGCGCACGCTGGGCCTTCGCTACCACGGTCCGGTCGGCGACGCCGATCGCTACCTCGGCCACCTGCTGAGTCCCCGGTTCGGTCGCACGTTGGCCGCGACGACCGCGTCCGGGAAGCTCGTCGCCCTCGGCCACCTGTTGTGGGACGGCGACGACACCGAGGTGGCGCTGCTCATCGAGGACGACTGGCAGCGCCGAGGCATCGGCTCGGAGCTGCTGCGCCGCCTGCTGTCGATGGCCGTGGAGGCCGGCTGCGACAGCGTGTACGCCGTCACCCAGGCCTCCAACACCGGCATGGTCGCGGCCATGCGCGGTCTCGGGCTGCCCCTCGACTACCAGATCGAGGAGGGCACCCTGGTGATCACGGCCCGGCTGGACGCCGCCCGCGTCGGCTCCCGGTCGTCCTCCCACGAGGCCCCGCGCGAGCGGCACGCGTACGAGACCGAGCGGCACGCGTACGAGACCCGGCGGCTCCAGGGCTGA
- a CDS encoding DUF885 domain-containing protein: MSETLHSDRARRLPRQVADAYVDDLIAIDPITGTYLGVAESSRRLPDFSPAGRAAVAELARTTLDRLDAAELLPGADTDAERRCARLLRERLTAELGVYEADEDLRAVSNLHSPAHSVREIFTLTPADTAEDWAAIAERLRAVPAAFAGYRESLRLGLDRGLYGGPRPTATFIGQLTTWAGQAGDGERDFFGKFAADGPDSLRAELDEAAAAATTAVVALRDWMSEVYAPAVADAPDTVGRERYARWSRYFNGTDLDLDEAYAYGWSEYHRLLAEMKAEADKILPGSNPWDALRHLDEHGTHIEGVDEVRAWLQGLMDEAIENLDGTHFELAERVKKVESMIAPPGGAAAPYYTNPSEDFSRPGRTWLPTMGQTRFPVYDLVSTWYHEGVPGHHLQLAQWTHVADQLSRYQASVGLVSANAEGWALYAERLMDELGYLKDAEQRLGYLDCQMMRAARVIVDIGMHLELDIPADSPFHPGERWTVELAQEFFGLHSGRPGDFVESELTRYLSMPGQAIGYKLGERAWLLGRDNARAAHGESFDLKAWHMAALSQGSLGLDDLVDELSKL; this comes from the coding sequence ATGTCTGAGACCCTCCACAGTGACCGCGCCCGCCGGCTGCCCCGCCAGGTCGCCGACGCGTACGTAGACGACCTCATCGCCATCGACCCGATCACCGGTACCTACCTCGGCGTCGCCGAGAGTTCCCGCCGGCTCCCGGACTTCTCCCCGGCCGGTCGCGCGGCCGTCGCCGAGCTGGCCCGCACCACCCTCGACCGGCTCGACGCCGCCGAGCTGCTGCCCGGCGCCGACACCGACGCCGAGCGCCGCTGCGCGCGCCTGCTGCGCGAGCGCCTCACCGCGGAACTCGGCGTGTACGAGGCCGACGAGGACCTCCGCGCGGTCAGCAACCTCCACTCCCCCGCGCATTCGGTCCGCGAGATCTTCACGCTGACCCCGGCCGACACGGCGGAGGACTGGGCGGCCATCGCCGAACGGCTGCGGGCGGTCCCGGCCGCCTTCGCCGGCTACCGCGAGAGCCTGCGACTGGGCCTGGACCGGGGCCTGTACGGGGGTCCGCGCCCCACCGCCACCTTCATCGGCCAGCTCACCACCTGGGCCGGTCAGGCCGGCGACGGCGAGCGCGACTTCTTCGGGAAGTTCGCGGCGGACGGCCCGGACTCCCTGCGCGCCGAGCTGGACGAGGCGGCCGCGGCCGCCACGACCGCCGTCGTCGCACTGCGCGACTGGATGAGCGAGGTGTACGCACCCGCCGTCGCGGACGCCCCGGACACCGTGGGCCGCGAGCGCTACGCGCGCTGGTCCCGGTACTTCAACGGCACGGACCTGGACCTGGACGAGGCCTACGCCTACGGCTGGTCGGAGTACCACCGACTGCTCGCCGAGATGAAGGCCGAGGCGGACAAGATCCTGCCGGGCTCGAACCCGTGGGACGCGCTGCGGCACCTGGACGAGCACGGCACGCACATCGAGGGCGTCGACGAGGTCCGTGCCTGGTTGCAGGGCCTCATGGACGAGGCCATCGAGAACCTCGACGGCACCCACTTCGAACTCGCCGAGCGGGTCAAGAAGGTGGAGTCGATGATCGCCCCGCCGGGCGGCGCGGCGGCCCCGTACTACACCAACCCGTCGGAGGACTTCTCCCGTCCGGGGCGCACCTGGTTGCCGACGATGGGCCAGACCCGCTTCCCGGTGTACGACCTTGTTTCGACCTGGTACCACGAAGGGGTTCCGGGTCACCACCTCCAGTTGGCGCAGTGGACGCACGTCGCGGACCAGCTGTCCCGCTACCAGGCGAGCGTCGGTCTGGTGAGCGCCAACGCCGAGGGCTGGGCCCTGTACGCCGAGCGACTGATGGACGAGCTCGGGTACCTGAAGGACGCCGAGCAGCGGCTCGGTTACCTGGACTGCCAGATGATGCGCGCCGCGCGCGTCATCGTGGACATCGGCATGCACCTGGAGTTGGACATCCCGGCGGACTCGCCGTTCCACCCGGGCGAGCGGTGGACGGTGGAGCTGGCGCAGGAGTTCTTCGGCCTGCACAGCGGTCGGCCGGGCGACTTCGTCGAGAGCGAGCTGACCCGCTACCTGTCGATGCCGGGCCAGGCCATCGGCTACAAGCTGGGCGAGCGCGCCTGGCTGCTGGGCCGGGACAACGCCCGCGCCGCGCACGGCGAGTCCTTCGACCTGAAGGCGTGGCACATGGCGGCGCTGTCGCAGGGTTCGCTGGGGCTGGACGACCTGGTGGACGAGCTCTCGAAGCTCTGA
- a CDS encoding rhodanese-like domain-containing protein, producing MTTTRNTAATPATTHPVLRVPPASPAAAAAYFAASLAFHADVSDVAAAVRAHHEEGAALGFQLIDSRSTEAWDQAHVPGAIHLPTALIPGQADQLLDKDVPVVTYCWGPGCNGATRSALALAERGYRVKEMLGGIEYWIREGFEVETWEGNRQRAEADPLTAPTDSDDCGC from the coding sequence ATGACGACGACACGGAACACCGCGGCCACCCCCGCCACCACCCACCCCGTGCTCCGGGTCCCCCCGGCGAGCCCGGCCGCGGCGGCCGCCTACTTCGCGGCGAGCCTCGCCTTCCACGCGGACGTCTCCGACGTCGCCGCCGCGGTCAGGGCCCACCACGAGGAGGGCGCCGCACTCGGCTTCCAACTGATCGACTCCCGCTCCACCGAGGCCTGGGACCAGGCCCACGTGCCCGGCGCGATCCACCTGCCCACCGCGCTCATCCCCGGGCAGGCCGACCAGCTCCTGGACAAGGACGTCCCGGTGGTCACCTACTGCTGGGGCCCCGGCTGCAACGGAGCCACCCGGTCCGCCCTGGCGCTCGCCGAACGCGGCTACCGGGTCAAGGAGATGCTCGGCGGCATCGAGTACTGGATCCGCGAGGGCTTCGAGGTCGAGACCTGGGAGGGGAACCGGCAGCGCGCCGAGGCCGACCCGCTGACCGCGCCCACGGACTCCGACGACTGCGGCTGCTGA
- a CDS encoding Lrp/AsnC family transcriptional regulator, translating to MTDYSPDATDWRILAALQENGRAGFAELARAVSMSASAVTERVRRLEEAGVITGYTAVVDPEKLGKPVLALVRLRYPHGNYKPFNDLLEATPDILEAHHVTGDDCFVLKVAARSMRHLEEITGRISGLGSVTTSIVYSSPLSRRPLSP from the coding sequence ATGACCGACTATTCCCCCGACGCCACCGACTGGCGCATCCTGGCGGCCCTGCAAGAGAACGGACGGGCCGGTTTCGCCGAGCTCGCGCGGGCGGTGTCCATGTCCGCGAGCGCCGTCACCGAGCGGGTGCGTCGGCTGGAGGAGGCGGGCGTGATCACCGGGTACACGGCCGTGGTGGATCCCGAGAAACTGGGCAAACCCGTGCTCGCCCTGGTTCGGCTGCGCTATCCGCACGGCAACTACAAGCCGTTCAACGATCTTCTGGAGGCCACACCGGACATCCTGGAGGCCCACCACGTCACGGGCGACGACTGTTTCGTGCTCAAGGTGGCCGCGCGCTCCATGCGGCACCTGGAGGAGATCACCGGCCGGATATCGGGGCTCGGGTCCGTCACCACGAGCATCGTGTACTCGTCCCCGCTGTCACGGCGGCCCCTCAGCCCCTGA